GCGGCGGTCACCCGCCATGGCGGCTAGAACCGGCGCGAATTCGCTGAAATGTTTTTCACCGGCCAGTTCTATGGAAAAAAGCTTCAAATAATGGTCTTGGGAATTGAGAAGACTCTGGAAAGTCCCCTTGATCTGGGGCCGCTTGCTGTCCCAGTCGAATGTTCTCAGTATGTTCAATCCTTTCTTTTTAACTGAAGGACATTCATCCTTCAAACATGTGACTGCCTGATTCCATCTGTCTGTGTCCATAATCCCCCCGTTGACCTCCTTGCCTGATTTATCTACCAAAATTATTGCTCGAACATCGCTTTCGCAAATTTATCAGGATTGAAATCCTGCAGATCGTAAATTTTTTCTCCAACGCCGATGTATTTGACAGGTAATCCTAGTTCCTCCCTGATCGAGACCACAATTCCTCCTTTGGCTGTGCCGTCCAGTTTGGTGAGGACAAGGGAGGAGATGGGAAAGGCTTCCTTGAAGGTCTTGGCCTGCTGCAACCCGTTCTGGCCTGTGACCGCATCAAGCACAAGCAGAGTTTCGTGAGGTGCACCAGGGATTTCGCGGGAAACTATCCGCTGGATCTTCTTGAGTTCTTCCATCAGGTTGAATTTAGTGTGAAGCCTTCCGGCTGTGTCGATGATCAGGATATCCTTGCCGCGGGCAACTCCGGCGTGGATGGCGTCGTAAACGCAGGCTGCCGCATCCGCGCCCGTAGCTGATTTGATCAGTTCGACACCGGAACGTTGAGCCCAGATGTCCAGCTGCTCAATGGCTGCAGCCCGGAAAGTGTCGGCTGCAGCGATGATCACTTTATGCTTGCTTTTCTGATATCTGTGGGCCAGCTTGCCGATGGTGGTGGTCTTGCCTGAACCGTTGACTCCGACCACGAGAATCACATGCAACGGCTTCTGCAGTTCGAAGCTTGAAACCAGCCCTTTTTTCAGGATATTGGTGATCAGTTCGGCTAAAAATGCGTTCAATTCGTCTTTCTTAAGCTCCCTGCCCAGGAAATTCTGTTCAATCAGGCCAATCAGGTACTGGGTGATTTTAATACCCAGGTCGGCTTCGA
The DNA window shown above is from Candidatus Wallbacteria bacterium and carries:
- the ftsY gene encoding signal recognition particle-docking protein FtsY; the protein is MLFDFLWKKKKKTEEPELKPQPESEIDKNVLPEMPTGEMELEPLPEDIDQDSLPEELRDEPEEEVTAAVEEKAAEPESGETETEDSGFIEPEVGEEIVLDEGAVEFSEPEPLEQDLFERLSHGLEKTRQKFLTRLRGFDGEILDHDKLEEIESILIEADLGIKITQYLIGLIEQNFLGRELKKDELNAFLAELITNILKKGLVSSFELQKPLHVILVVGVNGSGKTTTIGKLAHRYQKSKHKVIIAAADTFRAAAIEQLDIWAQRSGVELIKSATGADAAACVYDAIHAGVARGKDILIIDTAGRLHTKFNLMEELKKIQRIVSREIPGAPHETLLVLDAVTGQNGLQQAKTFKEAFPISSLVLTKLDGTAKGGIVVSIREELGLPVKYIGVGEKIYDLQDFNPDKFAKAMFEQ